From one Buchnera aphidicola (Cinara pseudotaxifoliae) genomic stretch:
- a CDS encoding Mur ligase family protein encodes MIKKINNIQILLSPWINNIPQKKICNITQYSNTIKSGDLFISLQKKKIAKKNHILTALKKKASVILYETEKNKHGLCISTQFNTLIIYFKKLSHYIHQIYERFFNNPQKKIKIIGVIGTYGKTTVVSLIAQWEKLINKKIGIIKNLENSINIHTQSSYNNINYMNSIQKKLYHLVKKKIDIIIIEMSYHVLMQKQMSNLKFESVICTNLTNNLIDGQKNMFQKEKIKFSFLKKNIIKNIILNGDENIANNWINKFKNKNVISVTIFKKNNVFNTKFWINAIKIIYSTSRTKIFFNSSWGSGKLYSLLLGNFNITNILLAMTSMLLLNYSINILVQSSKFLKPIRRKMEKIQVNQSPLFVINNVHLPQILYRALYSLTYYNCKKIWCILGYEEIKNISTRKIVGNIIGKFSDFIVFINNYPQNKQEKLILQDILNECNKKNKFFIFYNIKQAIQFIFSQTNKYDIIYVSEKENKVRKIIKYIHTVSKKNSKTI; translated from the coding sequence ATGATAAAAAAAATAAATAATATTCAAATATTACTAAGTCCATGGATTAATAATATTCCTCAAAAAAAAATTTGTAATATTACCCAATACAGCAATACAATTAAAAGTGGTGATTTATTTATTTCATTACAAAAAAAAAAAATCGCAAAAAAAAATCACATTTTAACAGCTTTAAAAAAAAAAGCCAGCGTTATTTTATATGAAACAGAGAAAAATAAACATGGATTATGTATATCTACACAATTTAATACGTTAATTATTTATTTTAAAAAATTAAGCCACTATATACATCAAATATATGAAAGATTCTTTAATAATCCACAAAAAAAAATAAAAATAATTGGAGTAATAGGAACATATGGAAAAACCACTGTAGTTAGTTTAATTGCACAATGGGAAAAACTTATTAACAAAAAGATCGGCATAATAAAAAACTTAGAAAACTCCATTAATATACACACGCAATCCTCTTATAATAATATTAATTATATGAATTCTATTCAAAAAAAATTATATCATTTAGTAAAAAAGAAAATAGATATTATAATAATAGAAATGTCTTATCATGTTTTAATGCAAAAACAAATGTCTAATTTAAAATTTGAATCAGTAATATGTACAAACCTAACTAATAATCTGATAGATGGTCAGAAAAATATGTTTCAAAAAGAAAAAATAAAGTTTTCTTTTTTAAAGAAAAATATAATCAAAAATATTATTTTGAATGGAGATGAAAATATTGCAAACAATTGGATAAATAAATTTAAAAATAAAAATGTTATTTCCGTCACTATATTTAAAAAAAACAATGTTTTTAATACAAAATTTTGGATAAATGCTATAAAAATCATTTATAGTACTTCACGCACAAAAATTTTTTTTAATTCATCTTGGGGTTCAGGAAAATTATATAGCCTTTTATTAGGTAACTTTAATATTACTAATATTTTATTAGCCATGACGTCCATGTTATTATTAAACTATTCAATCAATATACTTGTTCAAAGTAGTAAGTTTTTAAAACCTATACGCAGAAAAATGGAAAAAATTCAAGTCAATCAAAGTCCTTTATTTGTCATAAATAACGTTCATTTACCACAAATATTATATCGTGCACTATACTCTTTAACTTATTATAACTGTAAAAAAATTTGGTGTATTTTAGGATATGAAGAAATAAAAAACATCAGTACAAGAAAAATTGTAGGAAATATAATAGGAAAGTTTTCTGATTTTATAGTTTTTATCAATAATTATCCACAAAACAAACAAGAAAAATTAATTTTACAAGATATATTAAATGAATGTAATAAAAAAAATAAATTTTTTATATTTTATAATATAAAACAAGCAATACAATTTATTTTTTCTCAAACTAATAAATATGATATAATATATGTATCAGAAAAAGAAAACAAGGTAAGAAAAATTATCAAATATATACATACCGTTTCTAAAAAAAATAGTAAGACTATATAA
- the rpsB gene encoding 30S ribosomal protein S2, which produces MDVPLMKNMIKAGVHFGHQTRYWNPKMKPFIFGTKNKVHIINLEKTLPLLQSATLALQKIIQRNGKILFVGTKRSASAAIKLIALSCRQFYVNHRWLGGMLTNWKTVRQSINKLKDLEKQLIDGTFDKLTKKEVLLRKRSLVKLEKSLGGIKNMGGLPDAIFVIDTMHEHIAIQEANNLGIPVFAIVDTNSSPEGINYIIPGNDDASRAINLYLSILSSALSRFHKKKQESFFLKKRAQEL; this is translated from the coding sequence ATGGATGTTCCTTTAATGAAGAATATGATTAAAGCAGGGGTTCATTTTGGACATCAAACACGATATTGGAATCCAAAAATGAAACCTTTTATTTTTGGTACTAAAAATAAAGTACATATTATTAATTTAGAAAAAACGTTACCTCTTTTGCAATCAGCTACTTTAGCACTTCAAAAAATTATTCAACGTAATGGTAAAATATTGTTTGTAGGAACAAAACGATCGGCTAGCGCGGCAATTAAATTAATTGCATTATCGTGCCGTCAATTTTATGTAAATCATCGCTGGCTAGGAGGTATGTTAACTAATTGGAAAACAGTTAGACAATCTATAAATAAGTTAAAAGATTTAGAAAAGCAATTAATTGATGGTACGTTTGATAAATTAACAAAAAAAGAAGTTTTACTACGAAAACGTTCTTTAGTGAAATTAGAAAAAAGTTTAGGCGGCATTAAAAATATGGGAGGTTTGCCAGATGCAATTTTTGTTATTGATACTATGCATGAGCATATAGCTATTCAAGAAGCTAATAATTTGGGAATACCAGTATTTGCTATAGTAGATACTAATTCTAGTCCGGAGGGTATTAATTATATTATACCTGGAAATGATGATGCAAGCAGAGCTATTAATTTATATTTAAGTATATTATCTAGTGCATTATCAAGATTCCATAAAAAGAAGCAAGAATCTTTTTTTTTAAAAAAGAGAGCGCAAGAATTATAA
- the ftsZ gene encoding cell division protein FtsZ, whose translation MFEPSELSNDAVIKVIGVGGGGSNAVEHMVREKIEGVEFFAINTDAQALRKIAVGQTIQIGNNITKGLGAGANPDVGKNSAEEDKETLKSALDGADMVFIAAGMGGGTGTGAAPVVAEVAKELGILTVAVVTKPFSFEGKKRMNFAEQGLNELSKYVDSLITIPNDKLLKVLTRGISLLDAFGAANDVLKGAVQGIAELITRPGLMNVDFADVRTVMSEMGYAMMGTGSASGENRAEEASEIAISSPLLEDIDLSGARGVLVNITAGFDLRLDEFETVGNTIRAFSSDNATVVIGTSLDPQMDHSLRVTVVATGIGMEKRSEISFMRNKSSKELLVDYRNQSLRRNRVVNDLKNIKTNTNNNFKTTQKYEKNFLDIPAFLRKNSN comes from the coding sequence ATGTTTGAACCTTCTGAGTTAAGTAATGATGCAGTTATTAAAGTTATTGGTGTTGGTGGAGGTGGAAGTAATGCTGTTGAACATATGGTTCGCGAAAAAATAGAAGGTGTGGAATTTTTTGCTATTAATACGGACGCTCAAGCATTAAGAAAAATAGCTGTAGGACAAACAATACAAATAGGAAATAATATTACAAAAGGTTTAGGAGCTGGAGCAAATCCTGACGTAGGAAAAAATTCTGCTGAAGAAGATAAAGAAACATTAAAATCAGCATTAGATGGAGCTGATATGGTTTTTATAGCGGCAGGAATGGGGGGAGGTACTGGTACCGGAGCTGCTCCAGTAGTAGCAGAAGTTGCCAAAGAACTTGGAATATTGACAGTAGCTGTAGTAACCAAACCTTTTAGTTTTGAGGGAAAAAAAAGAATGAATTTTGCTGAACAAGGATTAAATGAATTGTCTAAATACGTTGATTCTCTCATAACTATTCCTAATGATAAATTATTGAAAGTTTTAACACGTGGAATATCATTGCTCGATGCATTTGGAGCTGCAAATGATGTACTGAAAGGAGCAGTACAAGGAATAGCAGAACTAATTACTCGACCAGGACTAATGAATGTTGATTTTGCAGATGTAAGAACCGTCATGTCAGAAATGGGTTATGCTATGATGGGAACAGGATCAGCTTCAGGAGAAAATAGAGCAGAAGAAGCTTCTGAGATCGCTATATCTAGTCCTTTATTAGAAGACATTGATCTTTCAGGAGCTAGAGGAGTTTTAGTTAATATAACCGCTGGTTTTGATTTAAGATTAGACGAATTTGAAACTGTTGGAAACACTATTCGAGCATTTTCATCTGATAACGCAACTGTAGTAATTGGTACTTCACTAGATCCACAAATGGATCATTCTTTAAGAGTAACAGTAGTGGCAACAGGAATTGGTATGGAAAAAAGATCTGAAATTTCTTTTATGAGAAATAAATCGTCTAAAGAATTATTAGTAGATTATAGAAACCAATCATTAAGAAGAAACAGAGTAGTAAACGATTTAAAGAATATCAAAACAAATACCAATAATAATTTTAAAACTACACAAAAATATGAAAAAAATTTTTTAGATATTCCAGCTTTTTTAAGAAAAAATAGTAATTAA
- the ilvB gene encoding biosynthetic-type acetolactate synthase large subunit — protein MILLSGAEMVIQSLIDLKIDTIFGYPGGAVLDIYDALYTLGQKKIQHILVRHEQGAVHMADGYARCTGKIGVVLVTSGPGATNAITGIATAYMDSIPLIIISGQVSSNLIGFDAFQECDMIGISRPIVKHSFLVKKSEDIPLIFKKSYFLASTGRPGPIVIDLPKNILDQKIKKNYIWPQNIKIRSYYCNKNNNKNYIKKALNKILISKKPVIYAGGGIISSNSHSELYSLATLLNIPVTLSLMALGAFPGNHPQCLSMLGMHGTYQANMAMHYSNTILAIGVRFDDRTTNNVEKYCPNAKIIHIDVDPTSISKTITANIPIIGDAKKILQTMLDILKKNSFSRSKTYLHAWWKKIKSWKRIKIKNQKNFTSTIKSQNFIKILYKLTQGNAYVTSDVGQHQMFTALNYTFDKPRRWINSGGLGTMGFGLPAALGVKTAFPKKLVICITGDGSIQMNIQELSTAKQYGLAILIINLNNQSLGMVKQWQDIIYEGRHSHSYMQSLPNFIKLAKSFGHIGLKIKKPEEIIKKLKIAIQKVQLGSLVFVDVYIDPDEHIYPMQIKNGGMNDMLLQK, from the coding sequence ATGATACTGTTATCAGGCGCTGAAATGGTTATACAATCATTAATAGATTTAAAAATAGACACAATATTTGGATATCCTGGAGGAGCAGTATTAGATATATACGACGCATTATATACATTAGGTCAAAAAAAAATACAACATATATTGGTACGACATGAGCAAGGAGCAGTACATATGGCTGACGGATATGCTAGATGTACAGGAAAAATTGGAGTAGTTCTAGTTACATCCGGACCCGGAGCAACTAACGCAATTACAGGAATTGCAACAGCATATATGGATTCTATCCCTTTAATTATTATTTCTGGACAAGTATCTTCTAATTTAATTGGATTTGATGCATTTCAAGAATGTGATATGATTGGTATTTCTAGACCTATTGTTAAACATAGTTTTTTAGTAAAAAAATCTGAAGATATTCCGTTAATTTTTAAAAAATCATATTTTCTGGCATCTACAGGAAGACCTGGTCCAATAGTAATTGATTTACCTAAAAACATTTTGGACCAAAAAATAAAAAAAAACTATATTTGGCCACAAAATATAAAAATAAGATCTTATTACTGCAATAAAAACAATAATAAAAACTATATAAAAAAAGCATTAAATAAAATTTTAATATCTAAAAAACCTGTTATTTATGCAGGAGGCGGTATTATTAGTTCCAATAGTCATTCTGAATTATATTCATTAGCCACTCTTTTAAATATTCCTGTAACACTATCTCTTATGGCTTTAGGAGCTTTTCCTGGAAATCATCCTCAATGCTTATCTATGTTAGGAATGCACGGAACTTATCAAGCTAACATGGCAATGCATTATTCAAATACAATATTAGCTATAGGAGTCAGATTCGACGATAGAACAACTAATAACGTAGAAAAATATTGTCCTAATGCAAAAATAATACATATTGATGTTGATCCAACTTCTATTTCAAAAACTATTACCGCAAATATCCCTATTATTGGAGATGCAAAAAAAATATTACAAACTATGCTAGATATCCTTAAAAAAAATTCATTCAGTAGATCTAAAACATACTTACATGCGTGGTGGAAAAAAATTAAATCATGGAAAAGAATAAAAATTAAAAATCAAAAAAATTTTACTTCTACAATAAAATCACAAAATTTTATAAAAATTTTATATAAATTAACACAAGGAAACGCGTATGTAACCTCTGATGTTGGACAACATCAAATGTTTACAGCATTAAACTATACATTTGACAAACCTCGTCGCTGGATTAACTCTGGTGGATTAGGAACAATGGGATTTGGTCTACCGGCAGCTTTAGGGGTGAAAACAGCATTTCCTAAAAAACTTGTTATTTGTATTACTGGGGACGGCAGTATACAAATGAATATACAAGAATTATCTACTGCAAAACAGTATGGTCTCGCTATACTAATAATTAATTTAAATAATCAATCATTAGGAATGGTAAAACAGTGGCAAGATATAATCTATGAAGGAAGACATTCTCATTCATATATGCAATCTTTACCAAATTTTATAAAATTAGCTAAATCATTCGGACATATAGGATTAAAAATTAAAAAACCCGAAGAAATCATTAAAAAATTAAAAATAGCTATACAAAAAGTTCAATTAGGATCATTAGTATTTGTAGATGTCTATATAGACCCAGATGAACATATTTACCCTATGCAAATTAAAAATGGTGGGATGAATGATATGTTATTACAAAAATAG
- the tsf gene encoding translation elongation factor Ts, which yields MDISILQIKQLRAQTGSGFMECKIALQKSNGNIENAVDYLRTLGACIADRSISHHTNCGRIFLYQDENLGVLLELNSETDFVANNDEFKMFGQKVVDYAGTNKLFNLQDIRDFFNSQHITLIAKVRENIVIRRIKHLTGKFLNSYLHLGKIGVLVKGKILLDVDDDKHQCLKHIAMHIASSHPLFLFERDIPQDILNRETQVQQNIANKIGKNSYVIKSIVKGRVKKFINNITLIHQKFIMNPKITVNDFLKKNSVSIQDFVYFQVGEVF from the coding sequence ATGGATATTTCAATACTACAGATCAAACAGTTACGAGCACAAACCGGTTCTGGTTTTATGGAATGTAAAATTGCTTTGCAGAAATCTAATGGAAATATAGAGAATGCTGTTGATTATTTAAGAACTTTAGGAGCATGTATTGCAGATAGAAGTATTTCACACCATACTAACTGCGGTCGTATATTTTTGTATCAAGATGAAAATTTAGGTGTTTTATTAGAATTAAATTCAGAAACTGACTTTGTAGCAAATAATGATGAATTTAAAATGTTTGGACAAAAAGTAGTGGATTATGCTGGTACAAATAAATTATTTAATTTACAAGATATACGTGATTTTTTTAATTCACAACATATTACTTTAATTGCTAAAGTAAGAGAAAATATTGTTATTCGTAGAATTAAACATCTAACGGGTAAATTTTTGAACTCTTATCTTCATTTAGGAAAAATTGGAGTCTTAGTAAAAGGAAAAATTTTATTAGATGTAGATGATGATAAGCATCAATGTCTTAAACATATTGCCATGCATATTGCTTCTTCTCATCCATTATTTTTATTTGAACGAGATATTCCTCAAGATATTTTAAATCGAGAAACTCAAGTTCAACAAAATATTGCTAATAAAATTGGTAAAAATTCTTATGTAATAAAATCGATTGTCAAAGGACGTGTAAAAAAATTTATTAATAATATAACTTTGATTCATCAAAAGTTTATTATGAATCCTAAAATAACAGTTAATGATTTTTTAAAAAAAAATTCTGTTTCTATACAAGATTTCGTTTATTTTCAAGTAGGAGAAGTATTTTAG
- the map gene encoding type I methionyl aminopeptidase produces MKNILKNEYDIQQMRISGKITANVLEMIEPYIVPNASTEDIDKICYYYITQVKQAIPACLGYKNFPKSICISINDVVCHGIPNKKLLLKNGDIVNIDVSVIKNNYYTDASKMFFVGSVSKKNKLLCKIAKKSLYLSLKCIKNKKKINTIGKIIQQYVEKKNFSVVKEYCGHGIGKNFHEFPHILHFYNQNDYIIMQTGMIFTIEPMVNEKAPFVHCMEDGWTVKTKDGGLSAQYEHTILVTKHGCEIITHQKNEKIPKILFNT; encoded by the coding sequence ATGAAAAATATTTTAAAAAATGAATACGATATTCAACAAATGCGAATATCTGGAAAAATTACAGCTAACGTATTAGAAATGATCGAGCCATATATAGTGCCAAATGCCTCTACAGAAGATATTGATAAAATTTGCTATTATTATATAACACAAGTCAAGCAAGCTATACCGGCTTGTTTGGGATACAAAAATTTTCCTAAGTCTATATGTATATCTATTAATGATGTTGTTTGTCATGGAATTCCAAACAAAAAATTATTATTAAAAAATGGTGATATTGTTAATATAGATGTATCAGTAATCAAAAACAATTACTATACCGACGCATCAAAAATGTTTTTTGTAGGATCCGTAAGTAAAAAAAATAAACTTTTATGTAAGATCGCTAAAAAAAGTCTTTATTTATCTTTAAAATGCATAAAAAACAAAAAAAAAATAAATACCATTGGAAAGATTATCCAGCAATACGTAGAAAAAAAAAATTTTTCAGTAGTTAAAGAATATTGTGGGCATGGAATAGGAAAAAATTTTCATGAATTTCCGCATATTTTACATTTTTATAACCAAAATGATTATATAATTATGCAAACTGGAATGATATTTACTATAGAACCTATGGTGAACGAAAAAGCACCGTTTGTACATTGTATGGAGGATGGTTGGACAGTAAAAACAAAGGATGGTGGTTTATCCGCACAGTACGAACATACAATTTTAGTAACAAAACATGGATGTGAGATAATAACACACCAAAAAAATGAAAAAATTCCAAAAATTCTTTTCAATACATAG
- the dapD gene encoding 2,3,4,5-tetrahydropyridine-2,6-dicarboxylate N-succinyltransferase, giving the protein MTKIQQNIEEIFQKKNQEHNYKITKNEKKYITYTISQLNSGLIRIAEKIHGKWITHQWIKKCVLLYLYSRDNKIIKTSNNVFYDKIPLKYKDYNESQFIQDAIRIVPNSIVRFGSFISKNVVLMPSFINIGAYIGENTMIDTWSTIGSCAQIGHNVHISGGVGIGGVLEPLQNNPTIIEDNCFIGARSEIVEGVIVEKNSVISMGVYIGQSTKIYERETGKIFYGRVPSGSVVVPGTLPSKKHYNVNLYCAVIVKKVDKNTLKKTELNTLLRNIAN; this is encoded by the coding sequence ATGACGAAAATACAACAGAATATTGAAGAAATTTTTCAAAAAAAAAACCAAGAACATAACTACAAAATTACTAAAAATGAAAAAAAATATATTACCTATACAATATCCCAATTAAATTCTGGACTAATTAGAATCGCAGAAAAAATTCACGGAAAATGGATTACACATCAATGGATAAAAAAATGTGTACTACTATATCTCTATTCTAGAGACAATAAAATTATAAAAACATCAAACAATGTTTTTTATGATAAAATACCATTAAAATATAAAGATTATAATGAATCACAGTTTATTCAAGATGCTATACGAATAGTCCCAAATTCAATAGTAAGATTTGGTTCTTTTATCAGTAAAAATGTAGTACTTATGCCTAGCTTTATTAATATTGGAGCTTATATTGGTGAAAATACTATGATTGATACTTGGTCTACTATAGGTTCCTGTGCTCAAATTGGTCATAATGTACATATATCAGGAGGAGTAGGAATTGGTGGTGTATTAGAACCTTTACAGAATAATCCTACTATTATAGAAGATAATTGTTTCATTGGGGCGCGATCTGAAATTGTTGAAGGAGTTATTGTAGAAAAAAATTCAGTAATTTCTATGGGAGTATATATTGGTCAAAGTACAAAAATTTACGAACGAGAAACAGGAAAAATATTTTACGGAAGAGTTCCTTCTGGATCAGTAGTAGTACCAGGTACATTACCTTCTAAAAAACACTATAATGTAAATTTATACTGTGCAGTAATAGTTAAAAAAGTTGATAAAAACACCTTAAAAAAAACAGAACTAAACACTTTACTACGTAATATTGCAAATTAA
- the ilvN gene encoding acetolactate synthase small subunit yields the protein MRRILSILLENESGALSRVIGLFSQRGYNIDSLTVAPTENNKISRLTIQTFGNKKTIEQIEKQLQKLIDVHKVVEITNKNYVEREILLIKIKIHEFKKLHKVNQLLEIYQGIIIDCSSEKYIIQISGTNNIIDSFLKIIQKSFKIIELSRSGVISINCH from the coding sequence ATGCGTCGTATTTTATCAATTTTACTAGAAAATGAGTCAGGAGCACTATCTCGAGTAATTGGTTTATTTTCACAACGCGGGTATAACATAGATAGTCTGACTGTAGCTCCCACAGAAAATAATAAAATTTCTCGATTAACTATTCAAACTTTTGGTAATAAAAAAACAATTGAACAAATAGAAAAACAACTACAAAAATTAATTGATGTACATAAAGTCGTAGAAATTACTAATAAAAATTATGTAGAAAGAGAAATTTTATTAATCAAAATCAAAATACATGAATTTAAAAAACTTCACAAAGTTAATCAATTACTTGAAATTTATCAAGGAATAATAATTGATTGTTCTTCAGAAAAATATATTATTCAAATATCAGGTACTAACAATATTATTGATTCATTTTTAAAAATCATACAAAAATCTTTTAAAATTATTGAATTATCTAGATCTGGTGTAATCAGTATTAACTGTCATTAA
- the rsmH gene encoding 16S rRNA (cytosine(1402)-N(4))-methyltransferase RsmH has product MIKIMSHISVLLKESINALNIKPNGTYIDGTFGSGGHSLEILKHIGKKGKLYAIDQDPQSICLGKKINDNRFFLKQGNFSKIIKDLHYIDNIKIDGILLDLGVSSTQIDTANRGFSFMKNGPLDMRMNNTTGIPAWLWLQKTNQKKIEKVLKNFGEERYARKISHYIIERNKKKPILQTLDLVKIIKKVIPKKNQFKHPATRTFQAIRIYINQEIESLKQILKISIKILKTQARIAIISFHSIESRIIKNFFKKYSKYQILPKGLPITEKQIKKQTFEKIKIIKKIKPSKIEIQNNPRARSAILRIAEIL; this is encoded by the coding sequence ATTATAAAAATCATGTCACATATATCAGTATTACTAAAAGAATCAATCAATGCTTTAAATATTAAACCTAATGGAACATACATTGATGGAACATTTGGTTCAGGTGGACATTCGTTAGAAATATTAAAACATATAGGAAAAAAAGGAAAACTGTATGCAATAGATCAAGATCCCCAGTCTATATGTCTTGGAAAAAAAATAAATGATAATAGATTTTTTCTCAAACAAGGAAATTTTTCTAAAATAATAAAAGATTTACATTATATTGATAATATAAAAATTGACGGAATATTACTAGATTTAGGGGTTTCATCAACACAAATAGACACAGCAAATAGAGGTTTTTCATTTATGAAAAACGGACCTTTAGACATGCGTATGAATAATACAACCGGAATACCTGCATGGCTCTGGTTACAAAAAACCAACCAAAAAAAAATAGAAAAAGTTTTAAAAAATTTTGGAGAAGAACGATATGCAAGAAAAATCTCTCATTATATTATTGAAAGAAACAAAAAAAAACCTATTTTACAAACACTAGATTTAGTAAAAATTATTAAAAAAGTAATTCCCAAGAAAAATCAATTTAAACATCCTGCCACTCGAACTTTTCAAGCTATACGAATTTATATTAATCAAGAAATAGAATCATTAAAACAAATATTAAAAATTTCAATAAAAATTCTAAAAACTCAAGCAAGAATAGCAATCATTAGCTTTCATTCTATTGAGAGTAGAATTATAAAAAATTTTTTTAAAAAATATAGCAAATATCAAATACTTCCCAAAGGGTTGCCCATAACTGAAAAACAAATTAAAAAACAAACATTTGAAAAAATAAAAATCATCAAAAAAATAAAACCTAGTAAAATAGAAATTCAAAACAATCCGCGTGCACGTAGTGCTATATTAAGAATTGCAGAAATATTATAA
- the ftsA gene encoding cell division protein FtsA: MNYSIKKNIITGLEIGATKITVLIGEILQCGMINIIGFSKKRITGVEKGKINNLELLIHCINASIQEAEKMAQCKIYSVYLSISHNEINCQNEIGITPIKNSEVTQQEIDTVIKTARSVKIKYNHKILHIIPQEFLIDNQSGIKNPIGLSGMRIQANVHLITGNINIHKNIIKAIQKCGIYVKKNIFIGLASSLSVLTEEEKDSGVCLVDIGGETINVSVHINGSLNHNAVIPYAGNTVTRDIAYAFSLSYSDAEFIKKKYGYAIEDVSITCKNLDIMTKKGEKIINCHHQSLVEVIEPRYTELLQLVNKEILNSYTNYYDVNQKKYPKISNIVLTGGSSKIKNLLKCANKVFQTNTIIKKPCNIPEIPRNLAQPEYAAVVGLLQYGKNHQQSVLIKNKNRGFFKYLFTQIKYLLIH, from the coding sequence ATGAACTATTCAATAAAAAAAAATATTATTACCGGATTGGAAATAGGAGCAACAAAAATCACTGTACTAATAGGAGAAATTCTTCAATGTGGGATGATTAATATAATTGGATTTAGCAAAAAACGAATTACAGGAGTAGAAAAAGGAAAAATTAACAATTTAGAATTATTAATACATTGTATTAATGCATCTATTCAAGAAGCAGAAAAAATGGCACAGTGCAAGATTTATTCTGTATATCTTTCAATATCACATAATGAAATTAACTGTCAAAATGAAATTGGAATTACTCCTATAAAAAACAGTGAAGTAACTCAGCAAGAAATAGATACAGTTATTAAAACAGCCAGATCTGTTAAAATAAAATATAATCATAAAATTTTACATATTATTCCTCAAGAATTCTTAATTGATAACCAATCTGGTATAAAAAATCCTATAGGGCTTTCAGGTATGCGGATACAGGCTAATGTACATCTGATTACAGGAAATATAAATATTCATAAAAATATCATAAAAGCCATTCAAAAATGCGGAATATATGTAAAAAAAAACATATTTATTGGTTTAGCTTCTAGTCTTTCTGTGTTAACAGAAGAAGAAAAAGATTCAGGGGTATGTTTAGTAGATATAGGAGGAGAAACAATAAATGTTAGTGTTCATATAAACGGTTCATTAAATCACAATGCAGTTATACCTTATGCAGGAAATACTGTAACGCGTGATATTGCATACGCATTCTCTTTATCTTATTCTGATGCAGAATTCATAAAAAAAAAATATGGGTATGCTATAGAAGATGTTTCAATTACATGTAAAAACTTAGACATTATGACAAAAAAAGGAGAAAAAATAATTAATTGCCATCATCAGTCTTTAGTCGAAGTTATTGAACCAAGATATACAGAATTATTACAGCTAGTAAATAAAGAAATTTTAAATTCGTATACTAATTACTATGATGTTAATCAAAAAAAATATCCTAAAATTTCTAATATAGTATTAACAGGAGGATCGTCTAAAATAAAAAATTTATTAAAATGTGCTAATAAAGTATTTCAAACTAATACTATTATAAAAAAACCTTGCAATATTCCAGAAATACCTAGAAATCTTGCTCAACCAGAGTATGCTGCTGTTGTCGGATTATTGCAATACGGAAAAAATCATCAACAATCAGTTTTAATAAAAAATAAAAATAGAGGATTTTTTAAATATTTATTTACTCAAATAAAATACTTATTAATACATTAA